The DNA window TGAGTTTCCCCAAACCTGAGTTATGGCTGAGTGGTGCGAGTAAGCATTGGATTCTGGCAGGGAGTAAGTGTTGACAAGCCTTTGCTTGCGCAGTGAGAAATGTTGCACCTGTGAACAAGGATGTTTTTTCCCTGCAAGCCTCGTATTGGCGCAGCCAATGTAGATTGAATCTCCACGAGTGAAAACTGATTGCACACTGACACCTATTTTTGGTATCTTGAGACCTATACCAGATGGATTGCGAAAGTCTAAAACATTGATAGAATCAGGGGTGCAAAACACACCATCATTTCCCTCAGCTTCTGCTGAAGTTGCTCTGCATTCAAAAGCCAACATGAGGACTGGGAATAATTTTTCCAAAGCTCCTTTATATATTGACTTGAAAGCACAACGCGCATGTTATTGCATATATGGTAGTGCAGCTGTATTTATACATGATACAATTGATGAATAGTGAATGAAATAGTTCAACAAGAGATGCAAGCAAtcatgaaaagagaaaaatgaccAGTGGCAGACAAATCATATAACCAGGGGTGCATAACATGCCATAATTTCCTTCAGCTCCTAGAAAGGTGATCCCCATTTCATCATTATCAAATACTTTGAGCCTCTTCACGCATGTGTTAACTAATTTCAACAGTTACTAGTGTGTTCAAACAACCCATTGCTAGTACTATTCCATGTGTGTGAAAGAGAAGTAATGTAAGAGAATGATCAGAAGACAAGCAatgtgaaaatgaaaattttttcagAATCAGGGTTTCACATACACCAAGAAGGATATGCCATGAATCAATAAAACCATGATAATTTCTGACAAAAGACAAAATTGCATTGAGGAAAAGTTCAGAGAAATCAAGGTGTTCATTCAGTCATGTGCAAGATAGATCTTCAGATGTGCCTGCTACAAAAAGCAACAACATTCAATTACAAataatgaaaagggaaaaagcTAAACCAAAGATAACATGAGGTGAACTATATGGAAATGATTGCATCCAAAAAATCTCTTAGTCATCTCAGAAAGCAATATGGCTTGGACATTTCGGTGAAGAAAAATACACAAATGGTTTATCTAAACATCACCTAATTAAGCACCGCTTGATTTGAGAACGAATGGTGAAATGCCATCACACTTCAGCTTTATGAATGAACTTAACAATTCATGAATCATGGCTTCAGAATTTACTGAAATCTTTTTTGTGAGCttctttttaaatgttttcatatGATACAGTATGCATATTTTGTGATATGTGTAGCTAGAGGGAGAGTATGATGACAAGACCAGCAAATAGAAATGATTTGAAGTTATCAGAGGTTTCACCTTTGCCTAACCCCACCACCTAGTTCAGCATCAGTGTTGATCACGTGAAGAGCTGAGATTTTTCGACCAGCCAAAGAAACAGACAACAATGGTTGAGGATTAAGAGAGTTCACATCCCACACAGAAATTGTTTCTGCCTCAGCCACAACCACTTTCCCTTTGTTTCTCCACTGCAAAGGGCTTGAATAATCCATAGCTAGCACAGGTTTCTGCACCTCCCATTTCATTATTTGTTCTCCATCTCGAATATCATGTATTTTGACTACTTTTTGAGAGCTGGCAGTAGAGACCATAAGAGGTCCGCATGGTTTATACCACCATTGTTGAGTTTCTGGTAACAATATGCTAGACAAAGCATTTCTCCTAGATGTGGTATTATTGGGTAGGGGACCAAGTACTGTTCTTGAGGCAGTTGTTCCTCCATCCTCAATGTGAAAAGCTCGCACATCTTTGGCGTAGAAATCCCATGAACAAAAGCCTGAATCGAGAGTATTCCCAGCAGATGCAGCCACGACATATCTCCCCGAGCAGCCATCAGCACCGGGTGCACGAATAATCCAGCAATCTCTCCATATATTAGGCGAGACTCCTGCTGGGGGCTTGTATACAGCCTTCTCCTGAAACAATTATTAATCATCAGTGGACAAACAATCTTGAAGAAAATGCAACTGGTTTGATTATTTCATATTGTGCATCAATCTGCTCATGAAGTTTATGACAATACACATTATCTGTATGTTACTTTGTTTGCACAAACATTTTTGGAGTTAAGTGACAGAGAGATATTAAACATAATAAGTGGTATTCAGTAAATTCTACAAGCTAGATAAATTGTCAAAGCGAATCTATCTtatccaaaaagaaaatcagaaacaaatcaattatattCTTCATGGGAAGGAAAGGAAACATGCACGAGACACTCAAGACAGTTAAAAACTCATATTTGCTTTCTATCGAAGTCTTtcattgaaaattcaaaaataaacagACGCGTGTCAAGGAAAACTTGGGATGCTGATCTGTAAAAGCTCAAAGAAAAATGGAAGTTCAATGCCAAACAGAAATAAATAGTTCTGGTGCGTACCTCACAATTAGCAATATCGTAAAAAGAGCAGGACCCATCATCATGAGTAAGAACTGACTCTCCCTCTGACACAAACCATCCTCCTGTTGAACTTTTGGTGCCTATTTCATTCACCTGATAGACACAAGTATCTTCGGTTTCCTCGCCAATTATGAATGTATTTCTATTTTCCTGATCATCAAACTCATCAAGTGTTTCGTCAGTTGTAAGAAGAAGGTCCTCCTCGCACTTGGGATTGAACATGTTTGAAGAGTCTTGGTTTCCTGAAGCTGAACCATCACCCATTTCTTGAACCTCAAAAGACTCAAGATCTACCTTGGCATCCCTCACGATTACTTTACCATCCTCTTTACTAAGGGAATCCAAAAACTCGAGTGCTATTGGATTCTCTTCAATAGGGCTCGACAACTTCTCTTCCACCTTTAACTCACAGCTATACTCATCAGCATTAGATACATTATGACTTTGACAACTTGCCATCGGTGCCTTCAGCGATGTTCGGTTTCTAAGCAACTTATGATGAGGAATGAGTCTTTCTTCAAGTTCCTCAGTATTCAACCCTTTAGCTTGGCTCTTCACATTCTCAACTTTCTCAACTTCATTCTTCTCTACAACCACAATTGTTCCAGTATCATTCCCACTACTTTTTGATGAACTGCTACCCGCATCGTTTCCAATTGCCTTCTCAATACCTGAAATTTTATCTTGAATATTCAATAGTATCACCTTGGATGCATCAGGGTTATTCATATCCAACATTTCCTTGGTCTTTTTTATATCCGATGCAATCCTCTTCACTTTCCCTTCTAAAAAAGCCAATTTCTCATGAAGCTTGCTTGGATATTTAACACCAACATTGCTTCCTTTCCCTTCATCACTCAAACCCTTCTCTTTCAAGTTCTCCGAAACCATACCTTTACTATAAGATTTCTCACTAGAGTCTTTAAAGCTGTCAAATTTAACCTCAGACCCAGATTTATCAACATATACCTTAACAAATTTACCACCATTTGCAACTTTTGAATCTAAATTTGAGTCAAACTCTCTCGATTTTCGCAAGTTAACTTCTTTATTACAATTATCATTCAAAACCTTAAGCCCGCGTAACTGTTTTTTACtttctaatattttcaaatcatttcctTTGCAAAGTCCATTCCTTTTCTTCAATTCCCCACTAAACCCACCATTTTCTTTCATACCCCTAATCCCACTCTTCTCTGCTCTCGACACCACTCGATTATCATTCCCCCCTGTGGAAACCCTAGAatccctaaaaaccctaaaaaattcagaagggCTTGGACTCCTACCTCTTGGGGCCAATGACGTCGACCGCCGCATGCGCCCTTCGCTGCCATATCCTACAGCAGCCTTGTCAACACGTGGCACTGGCCGAATTGCGGGCTTCTGGGCCCGAGAGTTGGATCTGGCGGGGTTCTCTTTGCCTGAGAGCGACCTTTTAATAGTggaattagggtttttatcTGAGATTGAGATTGGAGTTAGGGCTTTGGTTGGTTTTGGAGCTGCTGTGGAGTCGGCGACGCCATTTCGGCCTTTTAACCGACGAGCCGAGGAGGCCGACATGGATTGAAGAGGTTTGATAGATTAATTAAGGATGTTTAgggttatttaattaatttttgtgtgaGGAAGaggattttattagacaaaaatgAGAGAGAAGGAATGGATctacaaaattataataatatgattTAGATTTTATGGACTTCTCTCGCAGGGAGGTTGCTCTGAGCGGGAAATGCATctaatttagatttttcaaaaaaacaattcttgggGTTGtgcgttttattttatttatatcatgGTTATAAGACAGGGACTTATTGATGAGTTTTTGGATTACTAGGTTAAT is part of the Populus alba chromosome 10, ASM523922v2, whole genome shotgun sequence genome and encodes:
- the LOC118048866 gene encoding KIN14B-interacting protein At4g14310, with amino-acid sequence MSASSARRLKGRNGVADSTAAPKPTKALTPISISDKNPNSTIKRSLSGKENPARSNSRAQKPAIRPVPRVDKAAVGYGSEGRMRRSTSLAPRGRSPSPSEFFRVFRDSRVSTGGNDNRVVSRAEKSGIRGMKENGGFSGELKKRNGLCKGNDLKILESKKQLRGLKVLNDNCNKEVNLRKSREFDSNLDSKVANGGKFVKVYVDKSGSEVKFDSFKDSSEKSYSKGMVSENLKEKGLSDEGKGSNVGVKYPSKLHEKLAFLEGKVKRIASDIKKTKEMLDMNNPDASKVILLNIQDKISGIEKAIGNDAGSSSSKSSGNDTGTIVVVEKNEVEKVENVKSQAKGLNTEELEERLIPHHKLLRNRTSLKAPMASCQSHNVSNADEYSCELKVEEKLSSPIEENPIALEFLDSLSKEDGKVIVRDAKVDLESFEVQEMGDGSASGNQDSSNMFNPKCEEDLLLTTDETLDEFDDQENRNTFIIGEETEDTCVYQVNEIGTKSSTGGWFVSEGESVLTHDDGSCSFYDIANCEEKAVYKPPAGVSPNIWRDCWIIRAPGADGCSGRYVVAASAGNTLDSGFCSWDFYAKDVRAFHIEDGGTTASRTVLGPLPNNTTSRRNALSSILLPETQQWWYKPCGPLMVSTASSQKVVKIHDIRDGEQIMKWEVQKPVLAMDYSSPLQWRNKGKVVVAEAETISVWDVNSLNPQPLLSVSLAGRKISALHVINTDAELGGGVRQRATSAEAEGNDGVFCTPDSINVLDFRNPSGIGLKIPKIGVSVQSVFTRGDSIYIGCANTRLAGKKHPCSQVQHFSLRKQRLVNTYSLPESNAYSHHSAITQVWGNSNLVMGVCGLGLFAFDALKDDALQSFTGDISSTQKVKDVIGPDDLYSPSFDYLASCALLISRDRPALWKHLL